One window of the Bacteroidota bacterium genome contains the following:
- a CDS encoding ABC transporter ATP-binding protein, giving the protein MNQSKNHQPIAQLMGVSKIYQGQGRETSALKDISFQAYPGEVILFLGPSGSGKSTFLTILAGLQRPTSGEAWLFGKKIQEYSPAGLQKVRAARIGFIFQTFHLLDSLNALENILLVMRFNHTNKKEANLRTVQLLERFGIAHLAKDYPRTMSQGEKQRVAVARALANNATLIIADEPTGNLATEQGMNIVNLLRESAKTENRCVIIASHDHRIADFADRVLFLKDGVFSEKGDM; this is encoded by the coding sequence ATGAACCAATCAAAAAATCATCAGCCAATAGCACAACTGATGGGAGTATCAAAAATATACCAGGGACAGGGAAGGGAAACCAGTGCACTGAAAGATATCTCATTCCAGGCGTACCCCGGAGAGGTCATATTGTTCCTGGGCCCCAGCGGAAGCGGAAAATCGACCTTCCTGACGATATTGGCCGGTCTTCAGCGGCCCACATCCGGCGAGGCCTGGCTGTTCGGTAAGAAGATTCAGGAGTATTCACCTGCAGGACTGCAAAAAGTTCGTGCAGCCCGCATCGGGTTTATATTCCAGACCTTTCACCTGCTCGATTCCCTGAATGCGCTGGAAAACATACTTTTAGTCATGAGATTTAATCATACAAATAAAAAAGAGGCAAATCTTCGTACGGTTCAATTGTTAGAAAGGTTTGGCATTGCACATCTGGCAAAGGACTACCCCCGCACGATGAGCCAGGGAGAGAAGCAACGCGTAGCGGTTGCACGTGCATTAGCCAACAATGCAACCCTTATCATTGCAGATGAGCCGACCGGCAACTTAGCCACAGAGCAGGGCATGAATATCGTAAACCTGTTAAGGGAATCTGCAAAAACCGAAAACCGTTGCGTTATCATCGCCAGCCATGACCATCGGATTGCTGATTTTGCAGACAGGGTGCTCTTTTTAAAGGATGGTGTATTTTCGGAAAAGGGTGACATGTGA
- a CDS encoding zf-TFIIB domain-containing protein has product MKCTKCGGEFKTKKLKGIEIDHCSGCQSIWLDYNELDQLEDTVWDHDELKGSLFFGTQPSTIHCPKCGIMMQKIKYRFYDLELEICPDSCGFYLDANEENRVLELIEKEKKATKRKIKSEEEWVNSLKRMKTRSFFSKLKSFMKS; this is encoded by the coding sequence ATGAAATGCACAAAATGTGGTGGCGAATTTAAGACCAAAAAATTAAAAGGTATAGAAATAGATCACTGTTCGGGTTGTCAAAGTATTTGGCTCGATTATAATGAACTTGATCAATTGGAAGATACTGTGTGGGACCATGATGAATTAAAAGGGTCATTGTTTTTTGGAACCCAACCTTCCACAATCCATTGCCCTAAATGTGGAATTATGATGCAAAAAATAAAATATCGTTTTTATGATCTGGAATTAGAAATCTGTCCTGATTCGTGTGGATTCTATTTAGATGCTAATGAAGAGAACCGAGTTTTAGAACTCATTGAAAAAGAGAAAAAAGCTACTAAAAGAAAAATAAAATCAGAAGAAGAATGGGTGAACTCATTAAAACGTATGAAAACCAGATCTTTTTTTAGTAAATTGAAGTCTTTTATGAAAAGTTAA